In Dehalococcoidia bacterium, a single window of DNA contains:
- a CDS encoding DNA-primase RepB domain-containing protein: MADAERLFDHVFRGVPGGGTIALFSGVWDHATRRLTDIRDTQRATYPQAAGFAADWLAAEARAGREAYACAHLLTGKRRIAANAAQVHALWTDSDGAQPPAWLPAPTAIVQSSPGRHYHFWRLTRAIAPAAAADLNRRLAYAMGADTGGWDLSQVLRWPDTLHGKTATRHPVRLVALDDDRAVDPDELDRVLPPAPAAATAGEPLVDDADEPPVVLAGRDLETWRGQRPVMKPDGAIDRSETLYKIAAVLHAAGATRRTVTAALRERDGAFDWNKYADRPGEYDRIAAKIAGTPRPPGAAPDRAPCGERVAQLERRIAQLERRCERYRRFAVARGD; this comes from the coding sequence GTGGCTGACGCCGAACGGCTGTTCGACCATGTGTTCCGCGGCGTGCCGGGCGGCGGCACGATCGCCCTGTTCAGCGGCGTGTGGGACCACGCCACGAGGCGACTCACGGATATCCGCGACACACAGCGCGCCACGTACCCGCAGGCCGCCGGGTTCGCCGCCGACTGGCTGGCGGCCGAGGCCCGCGCCGGGCGCGAGGCGTACGCCTGCGCACATCTCCTCACCGGCAAACGGCGCATCGCCGCGAACGCGGCCCAGGTGCACGCGCTCTGGACCGACAGCGACGGCGCGCAGCCGCCCGCCTGGCTGCCGGCGCCAACGGCGATCGTGCAGTCCAGCCCCGGCCGACATTACCATTTCTGGCGGCTCACCCGCGCCATCGCGCCCGCGGCGGCTGCCGATCTGAACCGACGCCTGGCGTACGCGATGGGCGCCGATACGGGCGGCTGGGACCTCAGCCAGGTGCTGCGCTGGCCCGACACGCTGCACGGCAAAACGGCGACCCGCCATCCGGTGCGGCTCGTCGCCCTGGACGATGACCGCGCCGTGGACCCCGACGAGCTGGACCGCGTGTTGCCGCCGGCGCCCGCAGCCGCGACCGCGGGCGAACCGCTCGTCGATGACGCCGACGAGCCGCCGGTTGTCCTGGCGGGCCGCGACCTCGAAACCTGGCGCGGTCAGCGCCCCGTGATGAAACCCGACGGTGCGATCGATCGCTCCGAGACGTTGTATAAGATCGCGGCGGTGCTGCATGCCGCCGGTGCCACGCGCCGCACGGTCACCGCAGCACTGCGCGAACGCGACGGCGCGTTTGACTGGAATAAGTACGCCGACCGGCCGGGTGAGTATGACCGCATCGCCGCCAAAATCGCCGGCACGCCGCGCCCGCCTGGGGCGGCGCCAGACCGGGCGCCATGCGGCGAACGCGTCGCCCAGCTCGAACGGCGGATCGCGCAGCTCGAACGCCGCTGCGAGCGCTATCGCCGGTTCGCCGTTGCCCGCGGCGACGA
- a CDS encoding LLM class flavin-dependent oxidoreductase, whose amino-acid sequence MEVQRSRGACAIGLDISQPVPHMREYLTVLNGLLAGEQLRFRGELYRVAAQLSVPGVQKPPVIVAALGPAMLRLCGRLADGTITWMGGVPFLRDVAVPRISAAAAAAGRPAPRIVAMAPVCVTDDPAGARAAANEAFAIYGQLPSYRATLDRGGAAGPGDVAIVGDEAAVAAQIREYAAAGVTDFAGAAFPAPGASLQRTAETLSGLARG is encoded by the coding sequence GTGGAGGTCCAGCGCAGTCGCGGCGCATGTGCGATTGGACTGGACATCTCTCAGCCGGTGCCGCATATGCGCGAGTACCTGACCGTGCTCAACGGCCTGCTGGCGGGCGAGCAACTCCGCTTCCGCGGCGAGCTGTACCGCGTGGCCGCGCAGCTCAGTGTGCCCGGCGTGCAGAAGCCGCCCGTGATCGTGGCGGCGCTGGGTCCGGCAATGCTGCGCCTCTGCGGCCGCCTGGCCGACGGCACGATCACCTGGATGGGCGGCGTACCCTTCCTGCGCGACGTGGCCGTGCCGCGCATCTCCGCCGCGGCCGCCGCCGCCGGGCGGCCCGCGCCGCGTATCGTGGCGATGGCGCCCGTCTGCGTCACCGACGACCCCGCTGGCGCCCGTGCCGCCGCGAACGAGGCCTTCGCCATCTACGGCCAGTTGCCTTCCTACCGCGCCACGCTGGATCGCGGCGGCGCCGCCGGACCCGGCGACGTGGCGATCGTGGGCGACGAGGCGGCCGTGGCCGCGCAGATCCGCGAGTACGCCGCCGCCGGTGTCACCGACTTCGCCGGCGCCGCCTTCCCCGCGCCCGGCGCCAGCCTGCAGCGCACCGCCGAAACGCTTTCAGGCCTCGCCCGCGGCTAG
- a CDS encoding GNAT family protein — translation MLPTTYPPVKGERLPRVEEVNGEDVTLRLMSPADATALHSFFQELAEESPRDLLFLRRDVTSGAEIDAWALEIASGEMITVLAVAEFEVLGEASLHRNNVPWTRHVGNIRVIVHPQQRGRGLAKLLLGEVCAIALQAGIERVVAEMTAEQRGARNLFSSIGFTQEGHYRNFARDLEGRLHDQVVMTAGQHEMEQMIARL, via the coding sequence ATGCTGCCAACCACGTATCCACCCGTCAAAGGCGAGCGGCTGCCGCGCGTGGAAGAGGTGAACGGCGAGGACGTGACCTTGCGCCTGATGTCGCCCGCCGACGCCACGGCGCTGCACAGCTTCTTCCAGGAGCTGGCGGAGGAGAGTCCGCGTGACCTGCTCTTTCTGCGCCGCGACGTGACCAGCGGCGCCGAGATCGACGCCTGGGCGCTGGAGATCGCCTCGGGCGAAATGATTACGGTGCTGGCGGTGGCCGAGTTCGAGGTGCTGGGCGAGGCCAGCCTGCACCGCAACAACGTGCCCTGGACGCGCCATGTCGGCAACATCCGCGTGATCGTGCATCCTCAGCAGCGCGGGCGTGGGCTGGCGAAGCTGCTGCTGGGCGAGGTGTGCGCGATCGCGCTGCAGGCCGGCATCGAGCGCGTGGTGGCGGAGATGACCGCGGAGCAGCGCGGCGCCCGCAACCTCTTCTCCAGCATCGGCTTCACGCAGGAAGGCCACTATCGCAACTTCGCGCGCGATCTGGAGGGTCGCCTGCACGACCAGGTGGTGATGACCGCGGGCCAGCACGAGATGGAGCAAATGATCGCGCGTCTGTAG